GGAGATGTAGGGAAAAAACTACATACTGCGCGATCGCGTAATGACCAAGTAGGTACTGATACTAGACTTTACCTGCGTGACCAAATTGGGCAAATTAAAACTCAGTTACGAGAATTTCAAAGTGTCCTACTAGAGATAGCTGAACAAAACGTAGAGACTCTGATTCCTGGTTATACTCACCTACAACGCGCCCAACCACTGAGTTTAGCCCATCACCTGTTGGCTTACTTCCAGATGGCACAACGAGACTGGGAACGGTTGGGTGATGTATATCGTCGTGTGAATATTTCGCCTTTGGGTTGTGGCGCTTTAGCTGGTACGACTTTTCCGATTGACCGTCATTACACAGCCGAACTGTTGCAATTTGAGCGTGTATATGAGAATAGCTTAGATGGGGTGAGCGATCGCGATTTTGCGATCGAATTTTTGTGTGCGGCAAGCTTGATTATGGTTCACCTCAGCCGTCTTAGTGAGGAAATTATTCTTTGGGCATCAGAAGAATTTCGCTTCGTCACCCTCAAAGATAGCTGTGCTACAGGTTCCAGCATCATGCCCCAAAAGAAAAACCCCGATGTTCCAGAATTAGTTAGAGGAAAAACTGGGCGTGTATTTGGTCATCTCCAAGCAATGCTGGTAATTATGAAAGGATTACCCTTGGCATATAACAAAGATTTGCAAGAAGACAAAGAGGGTATATTTGACAGCGTTAACACAGTTAAAGGTTGCTTAGAAGCCATGACAATACTGCTGCAAGAAGGGCTAGAATTTCGTACTCAGCGCCTTAACACAGCCGTCACAGAAGATTTTTCTAACGCTACAGATGTGGCAGATTATTTAGCAGCTAAAGGTGTACCGTTCCGCGAAGCTTATAATCTCGTAGGTAAAGTAGTCAAAACCAGCATTGCGGCTGGCAAACTTTTAAAAGATTTGACCATAGAAGAATGGCAACAAATACATCCAGCATTTGCCGCCGATATTTACGAAGCTATTTCCCCCCGCCAAGTTGTAGCAGCCCGTAATAGTTACGGTGGTACTGGTTTTGAGCAAGTCAGTAAAGCCCTAATTGCTGCGCGTCAGGAGATTGGGGAGAACTCAATTCAAAATTCAAAATTCAAAATTCAAAATTAGAGAATTTTGGAGAGATGAGATAAAGAAGTAGGAAAGAAAACTATGGACTATGGACTAATGACTAATGACTAAAAAAATTAGGGTGTACAGATGTACACCCTAAAAACTAAAACACTTCAAGAATCAAATTTTAAATAGATAAATTATTCAGCATCAACTGCTGCTGCTCCTTCATCTTCCTCATTCTTGGGTGTTCTTTGTTGGAACCTTCTTTGCATTCTTCCTGTTGTAGTCCGTTTACGAAACTTTCTGGCGTATGCCTGGTTCCGTAGCGCCTTTTCTTTTTTCGGGTTACGGCGCTTTGCCATATTCACCTCGTTTATAAACAACAAAAAATCGCTACTAGGCGTTTTTGAGAGAATATCAGCTACGAATGTTATTGATAAAACTCTGGCCTAGTTTAGCTGGATAAATCTTTGAACAGCATACAATTCTACCGCATCTATCTAATTATGTCAATTGAGAATAACTATGAAATGGTGAAAGGCACAGGGCAATAAAATACTGATAAAAATCAAAAATACACGTATATAAAGATATACTTTATTAGTATTAACACTAAAACATATTTAATTTACGTATACTGTAATCCTTATAAATTAAGGATAAATAAGCCTGTGATAAAAATATTGCCATTTTTGAAATTTATGTTAATGTTGTGTTTGCTACCCCGCAATAAAATAAAGTTCACAATGGCTTGGGGTGACAGGCTGTGCATTTACCTATCTGTGTCTCCTGACTCTTAGATTCTTCTTTGAAAATAACTCGGATAGGTTCAATGATTAAATATTGCAAGTTACCAAAATATTTCGCTTCTCTATCTTTAACAGCAGTATTCGCATCTAATTTAGCGATGTCTTCGGCTACTGCTCAAGTTGCCACTCAGTCAGCTTTTGGCCCATCTGTGACATTCACTTGTAATGACAGTGAGGCAACTATCAGGGCTAAGAATGGCCCAAGGGTAGTGATGGGGACGACAAGTATCTACATCGGTTATCAGCAAGTAACTTCCGTAAATAAAGACCCACGCATTATTCGTTTCGATAATGGTGTCAGAACTTGGTGTCGTAGTGATTACGAAACAACAAATGATGATGGTACAGGTTACGGCTTGATGTGGGATAGAGGAAACGTTCTGTATGGGGTTTTCACTTCTACAGGAACCCAGACAGGAAATGATTTCCGGCGTTTTAGCAATGGTCGTTGGATGCCTACCTATGGTAGCGGTGGTGGTGCAAAAGTAGCGGTAATCGCTCGGATTAATCCTACTAATGGCGATGTTAACTACGCGACTTTTTTATCTGGGAGAAAAACTAGTGATGGCACAAGTAACTCTTTGTCAGTTCTTGGTTTGTCATGGAATGGGACAAATTTGACGGTGCTATCAGATGCTTGGGCGTTTCCTCGCCGTCCTGACAGAACTTCTATGAGTTGTACTGGTTCATCACCTTTTAAATATGTGGCTGTTTTCACAGGTGATTTGACCACTATGAGTGGTGCTGCGGCTATTGGCTGTAATTAGGTTAGTAAGCTCCTGCGGGTAGGCTAATACCTATATCATTACTTAACTGTTGATTTTATTTTGTTATCAGGGTTGTATCGTTTTTTCTTGGTGAAGTAATATAGTGCAGCGTATGGGCTATGGGCATTATTATTGAAGCAAAAAAATAAGGCTCTTGCGTTGGTTTTATGGTGCGGCATTAAAATAGCCGTTTTATAGAAAAGCTCAAAAATCTAAAATCCAGTCATAATAAGGAACATAAGCTCTGACTAGATTTTATTTATTATTCGACTCCATAAAAGGAACTGAAGAGCCAAAAATAAAGCCTCTGAATTGAGACAAGTCAGTCAGTTATTAACTAAAAATCAGTAATTTAAAACTTAATTAAATATGTGATATTATGTCGGATACATATACTCATAGCCTATTTGATGATTTTCAAATAGGCTACTACTCTTATAGGAGGTTAAAAGTGCTAAAATACTTGGTTTTAGCATTTCTTGCACTGCTCATAGCGGCTTTTATGTTTTATTACCTTTCCGCTATGTTTAGCAAAATTGATAGCATTTTGAAATCAATCATTGTGCTACTGAACATGCTGCTTAAATAAAGTTATCAGCAAAAACTTGTATAGCCTAAACTAGACTGATCCTCTTATTTAGCTTTTTTCGAGTCGCTGAAAACTTGAGAAACTTAACTCTGTAACTTAGTTACAAACTTATTATATCACCATACTTTACATCGTCAAGTATGGTGCTTCCTTAGAAATACTCTCAGATTTTAAAGTCACTTTAAAATGGCATGAGTTCGGCGTTGAGAGAAACCCCCCTCCAAACCTCTCCCCTACAAGACTACGGTGTACACACAACTTAGGCCGCAAGGGTTTCAACTCTTTAATTCTCGATAAATCACCAAATTTTGGGCAACTTGAAACTCTATTTATCCCCCTAATTTTAGAGCTAGGGCGACGAAACCGAGCTTCAGGTAGTATTTCTAGACTTGTGTGTACACCTTAGCCTACAAGGAGAAAGGCTTAAAGTACCTAGTTTTCCGTTGGACTTCAAATGTATTTAAGCCTCTCTCCGCGTCGAAGAGGGGTGGGGGAGAGGTCGATCAAACTCACTTCCCCATCTGTCTCCTACTATCAATTAATAATGATTACCTGATTTGCGATGATGGACTGCGGTTACACCATCCTGATTTAAGACTTTGCCATTCTCTACAGTGGCGTAAACTAGCCAGTGATCACCTGACTCCATCCTATTTTTGACTGAACACTCCAAATATGCCAGGGCATCTTTGAGTACAGGACTGCCGTTTTCAGCTTGTTCTGTAGCTACATCAGCAAATCTATCTTGTGCTGGGCCAAAGGGTTTGAGGAAGTGTTTCATCAACCCCAAGTGATTACCTTCTTTGAGAACATTGAGAACAAACTTATTACCAGTGTGGGTAAGTGTTTCCACTGCTCGGTCTTTAGCAACTGCAATAGTTAAGCCAGGAGGATTAAAGCTGGCTTGAGCTACCCAAGAGGCTAACATGGCGCTGGAAATTTCGCCTTGCTTGGCGGTGACTACACACAATGAACCAACTATGCGCCCTACTGCTTGTTCTACGTTGGTGGCGGGTAGACTTTGCGATCGCACTTTCTTAGCTTTCTTCAAGCCTTGAGCAAAGTCGGTTCCGGCTTCTTCACACAATTGCAAGGTGACTTCGTTGGGTTTGAATTTGACGCGGATGGGTTCAAAGCCAAACCGATAACCTGCATCTTTGAGCTTACTTTCTATTAAATCAACGGCTTCACCACTCCAACCAAAGGAACCAAACACACCAGCTAGTTTATTATTGGTGGCGGTTGATAACACTATTCCTAAAGCTGTTTGTACTGGTGTAGGTGCATGACCGCCAAGTGTTGGGGAACCAATCACAAAGCCAGCCGATTTCTCTACGGCTGCACGAATTTCTTCAGGGTCGGCAAATTCACAGTTAATTGATTCTACAGCAACACCAGCTTTGGTAATGCCACGAGCGATCGCTTGGGCTAAGGTGGCTGTATTCCCGTAAGCAGACGCATAAATCAACGCTACTGTCAAGTCAGCAGATGTCTGTTGTTGGCTCCATTCCCGATAGGCGTGTGTGAGGTCGATTAAGCCGTAACGGACTAAGGGGCCGTGTCCGGTGGCGTAAAGTCGGGCGGGATAATCTGCTAGTTTCTCTAAGGCTGTTTCTACTTGCCGGGCATGGGGAGCCATCAAGCAATCATAATAGTAACGGCGGTCTTCGTTGATTGTCTCCCAGCCCTCATCAAATACTTGGTCGCCGCAAATATGCGCCCCAAATAGCTTGTCTGTGTAGAGAATTTCGGTTTGGGGGTCGTAGGTACACAACTCGTCAGCATAGCGGGGGTTGGGTGTGGGGATGAATTGCAAATCATGCCCTTTACCTAAATCAAGGGTTTCATCACCCCGCATAATCAAAATTGGTAAATCAGGCTTTTCTAGCGCCCCGCGTAAATTAATCGCCCCTGGATTAGAACAG
Above is a genomic segment from Nostoc sp. MS1 containing:
- the argH gene encoding argininosuccinate lyase; amino-acid sequence: MTEKQTWSQRFESALHPAIARFNASIGFDIELIEYDITGSQAHAQMLAHTGIISPAEGDQLVAGLEQIREEYRQGNFQPGIDAEDVHFAVERRLTEIVGDVGKKLHTARSRNDQVGTDTRLYLRDQIGQIKTQLREFQSVLLEIAEQNVETLIPGYTHLQRAQPLSLAHHLLAYFQMAQRDWERLGDVYRRVNISPLGCGALAGTTFPIDRHYTAELLQFERVYENSLDGVSDRDFAIEFLCAASLIMVHLSRLSEEIILWASEEFRFVTLKDSCATGSSIMPQKKNPDVPELVRGKTGRVFGHLQAMLVIMKGLPLAYNKDLQEDKEGIFDSVNTVKGCLEAMTILLQEGLEFRTQRLNTAVTEDFSNATDVADYLAAKGVPFREAYNLVGKVVKTSIAAGKLLKDLTIEEWQQIHPAFAADIYEAISPRQVVAARNSYGGTGFEQVSKALIAARQEIGENSIQNSKFKIQN
- a CDS encoding diflavin flavoprotein, which gives rise to MKPQNKPRDVQVLPISTDTTVLRSRSWTRLRFEIEYALAKGTTANSYLIRGDKLALIDPPGETFTEIYLDALQQRLDVTTIDYVILGHVNPNRAATLKALLEIAPQVTFVCSNPGAINLRGALEKPDLPILIMRGDETLDLGKGHDLQFIPTPNPRYADELCTYDPQTEILYTDKLFGAHICGDQVFDEGWETINEDRRYYYDCLMAPHARQVETALEKLADYPARLYATGHGPLVRYGLIDLTHAYREWSQQQTSADLTVALIYASAYGNTATLAQAIARGITKAGVAVESINCEFADPEEIRAAVEKSAGFVIGSPTLGGHAPTPVQTALGIVLSTATNNKLAGVFGSFGWSGEAVDLIESKLKDAGYRFGFEPIRVKFKPNEVTLQLCEEAGTDFAQGLKKAKKVRSQSLPATNVEQAVGRIVGSLCVVTAKQGEISSAMLASWVAQASFNPPGLTIAVAKDRAVETLTHTGNKFVLNVLKEGNHLGLMKHFLKPFGPAQDRFADVATEQAENGSPVLKDALAYLECSVKNRMESGDHWLVYATVENGKVLNQDGVTAVHHRKSGNHY